The proteins below come from a single Chelmon rostratus isolate fCheRos1 chromosome 12, fCheRos1.pri, whole genome shotgun sequence genomic window:
- the rpe65a gene encoding retinoid isomerohydrolase: MVSRFEHPAGGYKKIFETCEELAEPLPATVTGRIPSFLKGSLLRLGPGLFEVGDEPFYHLFDGQALMHKFDFKNGQVTYYRKFVRTDAYVRAITEKRVVITEFGTFAYPDPCKNIFSRFFSYFKGVEVTDNCLVNVYPVGEDFYAVTETNYITKVNTETLETLKKVDMCNYININGVTAHPHIERDGTVYNIGNCMGKGATLAYNIVRIPPTQKDKSDPIEKSKVVVQFPSAERFKPSYVHSFGMSDNYFVFVETPVKINLLKFLSAWSIRGSNYMDCFESNESQGTLFHIAKKDPGEYIDHKFKGAAIGMFHHINTYEDQGFIVVDLCGWKGFEFVYNYLWLANLRANWEEVKKAAMMAPQPEVRRYVIPLDVHKEEQGKNLVSLPYTTATAVMHADGTIWLEPEVLFSGPRQAFEFPQINYERYAGKNYTFAYGLGLNHFIPDRICKLNVKTKETWVWQEPDSYPSEPLFVQTPDGVDEDDGVLLTIVVAPGSQRPGYLLILNAKDLSEIARAEVECSIPVTFHGMYKP, encoded by the exons GTAGGATCCCTTCATTTCTGAAGGGGAGTCTTCTCCGTTTGGGTCCTGGGCTTTTTGAGGTTGGAGATGAACCTTTCTATCACCTCTTTGATGGCCAGGCCCTCATGCACAAATTCGACTTCAAGAACGGCCAGGTCACCTACTACCGAAA GTTTGTCAGAACAGATGCATATGTGAGAGCCATCACAGAGAAGCGTGTGGTGATCACTGAGTTTGGCACCTTTGCGTATCCCGATCCctgcaaaaatattttctccaG gtttttCTCTTACTTTAAGGGTGTTGAGGTCACAGACAACTGCCTGGTGAACGTTTACCCTGTCGGTGAGGATTTTTATGCTGTAACAGAAACCAACTACATCACTAAAGTAAACACTGAGACCCTGGAGACACTGAAGAAG gTTGATATGTGCAACTATATCAACATCAATGGCGTGACAGCCCACCCTCATATTGAGAGAGATGGGACTGTGTATAACATTGGAAACTGCATGGGAAAAGGAGCGACGCTGGCCTACAACATTGTGAGGATTCCACCCACACAGAAAG ATAAGTCTGATCCCATTGAGAAGTCCAAGGTGGTGGTGCAGTTCCCCAGTGCTGAGAGGTTCAAGCCGTCCtatgtgcacag CTTCGGCATGTCAGACAACTACTTTGTCTTCGTGGAGACCCCGGTGAAAATCAACCTGCTGAAGTTCCTGAGTGCTTGGAGCATCCGCGGCTCCAACTACATGGACTGTTTCGAGTCCAATGAGAGCCAAGGA ACCTTGTTTCACATTGCCAAGAAAGACCCAGGAGAGTACATTGATCACAAGTTCAAAGGGGCCGCCATTGGCATGTTTCATCACATCAACACCTATGAGGACCAAGGCTTCATTGTTGTTGACCTCTGCGGATGGAAAGG GTTTGAGTTCGTTTACAACTACCTCTGGCTGGCCAACCTGAGAGCAAACTGGGAAGAGGTGAAGAAGGCGGCCATGATGGCGCCACAGCCGGAGGTCCGCAGATACGTTATTCCCCTGGACGTCCACAAG gaggagcaggggaagaACCTTGTCAGCCTGCCGTACACCACAGCCACAGCGGTGATGCACGCTGACGGGACGATCTGGCTGGAGCCGGAGGTGCTGTTCTCCGGGCCTCGCCAAG CCTTTGAGTTCCCTCAGATCAACTACGAGAGGTACGCAGGAAAGAACTACACATTCGCCTACGGTCTGGGCCTCAACCATTTCATACCTGACCGG ATCTGCAAGTTGAACGTGAAGACCAAGGAGACCTGGGTATGGCAAGAACCAGATTCCTACCCCTCTGAGCCCCTGTTTGTTCAGACCCCTGATGGGGTAGATGAGGATGACG GAGTGCTGCTGACCATCGTGGTGGCTCCCGGCTCCCAGAGACCAGGATACCTCCTCATCCTCAATGCCAAGGATCTGTCTGAGATCGCCAGGGCGGAGGTGGAGTGCAGCATTCCCGTCACCTTTCATGGGATGTACAAACCCTAA
- the LOC121615019 gene encoding RING finger protein 11-like, with protein sequence MGNCLKSPTSDDISLLHDSQSDRASFGDGTDPDLEPPPPYQEQAHMPMYHPTPSQARLATQLTEEEQIRIAQRIGLIQHLPKGVYDGGQDGSEKKIRECVICMLDFVYGDPIRFLPCMHIYHMDCIDDWLMRSFTCPSCMEPVDAALLSTYETN encoded by the exons ATGGGCAACTGTCTCAAGTCTCCGACATCAGACGACATCTCTCTGCTTCATGACTCCCAGTCAGATAGGGCGAGTTTCGGCGATGGGACAGATCCAGACCTGGAGCCACCTCCGCCGTACCAG GAGCAGGCTCACATGCCCATGTACCATCCCACGCCTAGTCAGGCCCGTCTGGCCACCCAGCTGACGGAGGAGGAACAGATCCGCATAGCTCAGCGCATCGGCCTCATCCAGCACCTCCCTAAGGGTGTTTATGATGGAGGGCAAGACGGCTCAGAGAAGAAGATCAGAGa atgcGTGATCTGTATGCTGGACTTTGTATACGGGGATCCCATCCGGTTCCTGCCGTGTATGCACATCTACCACATGGACTGTATAGACGACTGGCTGATGAGATCCTTCACCTGCCCCTCCTGCATGGAGCCTGTGGATGCTGCCCTGCTCTCTACCTATGAGACCAACTGA